In a single window of the Nicotiana tomentosiformis chromosome 10, ASM39032v3, whole genome shotgun sequence genome:
- the LOC138900296 gene encoding uncharacterized protein: protein MEQVHEYENLTADIFNEGMEMCEILQANVLLEKISPSWSDYRYQLKHKKKNLTLQELISHMRTEEANRLKDEESERLKDNTFVKDRFKEKQKKGQKKGHVKKQNYFNKPKGHIQKSKGPCYVCSKIGHKAFQCNQRQGQSSKNRGKAPVQANLTEGGDAIIAVVVEANMVANKTD from the exons ATGGAGCAGGTTCACGAGTATGAAAACTTGACTGCTGATATTTTCAATGAAGGTATGGAAATGTGTGAGATTCTTCAGGCTAATGTTCTGCTTGAAAAGATTTCACCTTCCTGGAGTGATTACAGGTATCAACTGAAACACAAGAAGAAAAACTTAACTCTTCAAGAACTGATCAGTCACATGAGGACTGAGGAAGCAAACCGTCTCAAAGATGAGGAGTCTGAACGGCTTAAGGATAA TACTTTTGTGAAAGACAGGTTTAAAGAAAAACAGAAGAAAGGCCAGAAGAAAGGACATGTGAAGAAGCAGAATTACTTCAATAAGCCGAAGGGCCATATTCAAAAGTCTAAAGGACCTTGCTATGTCTGCAGCAAAATTGGTCACAAGGCTTTTCAGTGCAACCAGAGACAAGGACAAAGCTCAAAGAATAGAGGAAAAGCTCCAGTCCAAGCTAACCTTACTGAGGGTGGTGATGCCATTATTGCTGTGGTTGTTGAGGCAAACATGGTGGCTAACAAGACTGACTGA
- the LOC104117683 gene encoding uncharacterized protein isoform X2, whose translation MARSYSEKSDGLEILSIGKLYTGQWDKKYWSSSRGKDRYPYPIGYNALRTQNGITYKMEIHEGLNGPLFTISSTDGHSCSGQTADIVWDSFQKRGYQIKLLHGKRYSSKIDGVEFFGFKNTFVQRLLRELVTNISGMPEQNILSSNSLGNETSGAVKPTETAGSKADPNLLPHMAKPQSAAKRNRKARTNNTKSPANSSLKKPRCQNKSFNVKALKSDQQEYGEHPHPFSANKGSPNSSEALQESETSQTIIEREKVSVLVKESFDKDDHLQVDSHSSQGGMKHLNPENNLPLEESMEILKDGKPFDRSKVLEEQVIKNQMAEEKDEEPPVKNEIQRINDANLWAPDTLDHPPDDSFDLAADIVKDGVAAVTTASPDSLIIDSHPQSEMDTSCLEVNSERNESDSVGHEIANSMMTLLLPRALPLLSTYSRKKKNVKKSPEISGSNSQDENKKIDTSGGYTPSQGLAQILQVAEVSKEDQSVRGLQTCRSEIEGPSKNDNSEAPSVCNGETGTEIENDVLPSTQKFVQASRKEISGTQRTGAIISGRLANVPPSAESMVQHVSLSKSIICRDVRDDSVPETSAGINGMRTSHSLQGSSSKQHQIEQSISADEPHIDGRPLNFHTKERFTNTSGTPSNMVLRSQEEEMDWMLNHTETSKFLDSTAIKSEGKLTEKLSRDQHFVRFTGPLLHKQNQRINVSADTTEKNENLSMEAHKDLKTESERSGVLKLIAGYDHPMPVSSMLLSTQENDLYICVLCGQPLHEDRTIFMYKVPMAGEERGCPSFIGHASISFPSFGSAFGGDIELDSAAVQLTPIGQSLVLFNSVKAPGCREGDIKCRCSSCAPNHFEENAVKIVQIRNGYVSLIAKLKTTLSVCYILVCPPDHLVAVDESGKLYIWVMNSEWSAETEECCLLPPDCPPFCSMKLKRIPKFSSLVLGYNGYGEFSLWDIKKRMLVSNFSAASTSAFQCLPVSLFRWQRKYSDPAGVTEETIDEITDATRMSFLETSDNRPFCSSEDKDVAIWLLILTSPDPNQPAYESSEQQSDPVHWWRLALLVNNTVIMGNSLDPRATALGFSAGHGIIGRSDGLVYTWELTTGKRLQNLHHFKGSTVSCIATDDSNHGAVAIASDGGQLLVYLRS comes from the exons ATGGCGAGGAGTTACTCGGAGAAATCAGACGGATTGGAGATATTATCAATCGGCAAGCTTTACACTGGTCAATGGGATAAGAAATACTGGAGCTCCTCTAGG GGCAAAGACCGCTATCCTTATCCTATTGGATACAATGCTCTAAGGACCCAAAATGGAATCACTTACAAAATGGAAATTCATGAAGGCCTTAACGGGCCGTTATTTACG ATCAGTTCTACAGATGGGCATTCATGTAGTGGGCAAACTGCAGATATTGTATGGGATAGTTTCCAGAAAAGAGGATATCAAATAAAACTGTTGCATGGAAAGAGATACTCCAGTAAGATTGATGGTGTGGAG TTTTTTGGGTTCAAGAACACATTTGTCCAGAGGTTACTCAGGGAATTGGTGACGAATATCAGTGGAATGCCAGAGCAGAATATCTTGTCGTCTAACTCTCTTGGGAATGAGACATCTGGGGCAGTAAAACCAACTGAAACCGCTGGATCAAAAGCAGATCCTAATCTGCTACCACACATGGCAAAACCACAAAGTGCTGCGAAGAGAAATAGGAAAGCTAGAACCAATAATACCAAGTCACCTGCCAATAGCAGTCTCAAAAAACCTCGATGTCAGAATAAAAGTTTCAACGTCAAAGCTTTGAAATCTGACCAACAGGAATATGGTGAACATCCGCATCCCTTTTCCGCAAATAAAGGGTCTCCCAATAGTTCAGAAGCATTGCAAGAGTCAGAGACCTCACAAACAATAATTGAACGAGAAAAAGTTTCGGTTCTGGTCAAAGAATCTTTTGACAAAGATGATCATCTGCAAGTGGATAGTCATAGTTCTCAAGGAGGGATGAAGCATTTAAATCCTGAGAACAACTTACCCTTAGAAGAATCTATGGAAATACTAAAAGATGGAAAGCCG TTTGATAGGTCAAAAGTTCTGGAAGAGCAGGTGATCAAAAACCAAATGGCCGAAGAGAAGGATGAGGAACCACCAGTTAAGAATGAAATACAAAGAATTAATGATGCCAATCTTTGGGCACCTGATACTTTGGATCACCCGCCAG ATGATTCTTTCGATCTCGCCGCAGATATTGTGAAGGATGGTGTAGCTGCTGTTACTACCGCTAGTCCTGATTCTCTAATAATTGATTCACATCCACAAAGTGAAATGGATACGTCTTGTTTGGAAGTGAACTCAGAGAGAAATGAGTCAGATTCTGTTGGGCATGAAATAGCCAACTCAATGATGACACTTCTCCTTCCTCGAGCACTTCCTCTGCTTAGTACATACTCTAGAAAGAAAAAGAATGTTAAAAAGTCACCAGAAATATCTGGTAGTAACTCTCAAGACGAAAATAAGAAGATCGACACATCTG GTGGATATACTCCAAGTCAGGGTTTAGCTCAGATCCTACAAGTAGCTGAAGTTTCTAAAGAAGATCAAAGTGTTCGAGGTCTACAAACCTGCAGATCTGAAATCGAGGGGCCATCAAAGAATGATAATTCAGAAGCACCATCAGTTTGCAATGGTGAAACAG GGACAGAAATAGAAAATGATGTCTTACCAAGCACACAGAAATTTGTTCAAGCATCAAGAAAGGAAATTAGTGGAACCCAAAGGACAGGTGCAATTATCAGTGGGCGCTTAGCTAACGTTCCACCTTCTGCCGAATCAATGGTGCAACATGTTTCTTTATCCAAAAGTATCATCTGCAGAGATGTCAGAGATGATTCTGTTCCAGAGACAAGTGCCGGCATAAATGGGATGCGCACCTCACATTCCTTGCAAGGAAGCTCTTCTAAGCAGCACCAAATCGAACAATCGATATCTGCTGATGAACCCCACATTGATGGACGGCCCCTTAACTTCCATACAAAAGAAAGGTTCACTAATaccagtggtacaccttctaacATGGTCTTGAGATCACAAGAAGAAGAAATGGATTGGATGCTAAACCATACTGAAACTTCAAAGTTTCTTGATTCAACTGCAATCAAATCGGAAGGCAAATTGACTGAAAAATTGTCCAGAGACCAACACTTTGTCAGGTTTACTGGTCCTTTGTTACATAAGCAAAACCAGAGGATAAATGTTTCTGCTGACACCACTGAGAAAAATGAGAACTTAAGCATGGAGGCCCATAAAGATTTAAAGACTGAGAGTGAAAGAAGTGGTGTTCTCAAGCTTATTGCAGGCTATGATCATCCCATGCCAGTTTCATCAATGCTATTGAGCACACAAGAAAATGATCTTTACATTTGTGTTTTATGTGGTCAGCCGTTGCATGAGGATAGAActattttcatgtacaaggtccCAATGGCAGGAGAAGAAAGGGGGTGCCCTTCTTTTATTGGTCATGCTTCCATAAGTTTTCCATCTTTTGGCAGTGCCTTTGGTGGAGAT ATTGAACTGGATAGTGCTGCTGTGCAGTTGACACCAATTGGGCAATCACTTGTGTTGTTCAACAGTGTAAAAGCCCCTGGCTGCAG GGAGGGTGACATAAAGTGTCGGTGCTCATCATGTGCTCCGAATCATTTTGAGGAAAATGCAGTAAAAATCGTGCAAATTAGAAATGGTTATGTCTCTCTCATTGCTAAACTGAAAACAACTCTAAGTGTATGTTATATATTGGTTTGTCCACCTGATCACCTTGTTGCTGTGGATGAAAGTGGGAAGCTGTACATATGGGTCATGAATTCAGAATGGAG TGCGGAGACGGAAGAATGCTGTTTGCTGCCACCTGACTGCCCACCCTTTTGTTCAATGAAGTTGAAAAGAATACCAAAGTTTTCTAGTTTGGTTCTTGGGTACAATGGATATGGGGAATTTAGCCTATG GGATATAAAGAAGCGCATGCTTGTGTCGAATTTTTCTGCTGCCAGTACTTCTGCTTTTCAATGCCTTCCAGTCAGTCTTTTTAGATGGCAAAGAAAGTACAGTGATCCTGCCGGGGTCACAGAAGAGACTATTGACGAAATAACAGATGCCACAAGGATGTCTTTCTTGGAAACGAGTGACAATCGACCCTTTTGCTCATCAGAGGATAAAGATGTGGCAATCTGGCTTCTGATTTTGACTTCTCCTGACCCAAATCAGCCTGCTTATGAATCTAGCGAGCAGCAGTCCGACCCAGTTCATTGGTGGAGGCTCGCTCTACTGGTTAATAACACAGTGATCATGGGAAATTCTCTTGACCCAAG GGCTACTGCACTTGGTTTTTCAGCTGGTCATGGGATTATTGGGAGAAGTGATGGGCTGGTCTACACGTGGGAATTAACTACAGGGAAAAGGCTCCAAAATCTGCATCACTTTAAAG GTTCAACTGTGTCATGCATTGCTACTGATGATTCGAACCATGGTGCAGTTGCAATAGCCAGTGATGGAGGTCAGCTACTGGTATATTTGCGATCTTAA
- the LOC104117684 gene encoding probable UDP-arabinopyranose mutase 1: MAAATPLLKDELDIVIPTIRNLDFLEMWRPFFQPYHLIIVQDGDPSKTIKVPEGFDYELYNRNDINRILGPKASCISFKDSACRCFGYMVSKKKYIYTIDDDCFVAKDPSGKEINALEQHIKNLLCPSTPHFFNTLYDPYREGADFVRGYPFSMREGAPTAVSHGLWLNIPDYDAPTQLVKPHERNTRYVDTVMTIPKGTLFPMCGMNLAFDRELIGPAMYFGLMGDGQPIGRYDDMWAGWCTKVICDHLSLGIKTGLPYIWHSKASNPFVNLKKEYNGIFWQEEIIPFFQAATLPKECKTVQQCYLELSKQVKDKLSKIDPYFTKLGDAMVTWIEAWDELNPTGENLAKLSISNGPAKAAK, translated from the exons ATGGCAGCAGCAACACCATTGTTGAAAGATGAGCTTGATATAGTAATCCCCACAATAAGAAATCTTGATTTCTTAGAAATGTGGAGACCATTTTTTCAGCCATACCATTTAATTATTGTTCAAGATGGTGACCCTTCAAAAACCATTAAAGTACCTGAAGGATTTGATTATGAACTTTATAATAGGAATGATATTAACAGGATTTTGGGTCCTAAAGCTTCTTGTATTTCCTTTAAGGATTCTGCTTGTAGGTGCTTTGGTTATATGGTGTCTAAAAAGAAGTATATCTACACCATTGATGATGATTGCTTT GTGGCCAAAGATCCATCTGGCAAGGAGATCAATGCACTTGAGCAGCACATAAAGAACCTCCTGTGCCCATCCACCCCGCATTTCTTCAACACTCTGTATGATCCATACAGAGAAGGTGCAGACTTCGTCCGCGGCTACCCTTTCAGCATGCGCGAGGGTGCTCCAACAGCTGTTTCTCATGGCCTGTGGCTCAACATCCCTGACTACGATGCACCCACACAGCTTGTTAAGCCTCATGAGAGGAACACAAG GTATGTTGACACAGTCATGACAATTCCTAAAGGCACTTTGTTCCCCATGTGTGGAATGAACTTGGCCTTTGACCGTGAGCTGATTGGACCAGCAATGTACTTTGGTCTCATGGGTGACGGTCAGCCAATTGGTCGTTACGATGATATGTGGGCTGGCTGGTGTACCAAG GTCATATGTGACCATTTGAGCCTGGGAATCAAGACTGGTCTGCCCTACATATGGCACAGCAAAGCGAGCAACCCTTTTGTTAACCTCAAAAAGGAGTACAACGGCATCTTCTGGCAAGAGGAGATCATCCCATTTTTCCAGGCTGCAACCCTTCCTAAAGAGTGCAAAACTGTCCAGCAATGCTACCTCGAGCTCTCGAAGCAGGTCAAGGATAAACTTTCCAAGATAGATCCCTATTTCACCAAACTCGGAGACGCCATGGTCACATGGATCGAAGCTTGGGATGAGCTCAACCCTACTGGGGAAAACTTGGCTAAGCTATCCATCTCCAATGGTCCAGCAAAGGCTGCAAAGTAG
- the LOC104117683 gene encoding uncharacterized protein isoform X1 produces MARSYSEKSDGLEILSIGKLYTGQWDKKYWSSSRGKDRYPYPIGYNALRTQNGITYKMEIHEGLNGPLFTISSTDGHSCSGQTADIVWDSFQKRGYQIKLLHGKRYSSKIDGVEFFGFKNTFVQRLLRELVTNISGMPEQNILSSNSLGNETSGAVKPTETAGSKADPNLLPHMAKPQSAAKRNRKARTNNTKSPANSSLKKPRCQNKSFNVKALKSDQQEYGEHPHPFSANKGSPNSSEALQESETSQTIIEREKVSVLVKESFDKDDHLQVDSHSSQGGMKHLNPENNLPLEESMEILKDGKPFDRSKVLEEQVIKNQMAEEKDEEPPVKNEIQRINDANLWAPDTLDHPPDDSFDLAADIVKDGVAAVTTASPDSLIIDSHPQSEMDTSCLEVNSERNESDSVGHEIANSMMTLLLPRALPLLSTYSRKKKNVKKSPEISGSNSQDENKKIDTSVSELDETSMLRQKENINFLVQDYVPASTACSLAEVVVPDSFDNAEGGYTPSQGLAQILQVAEVSKEDQSVRGLQTCRSEIEGPSKNDNSEAPSVCNGETGTEIENDVLPSTQKFVQASRKEISGTQRTGAIISGRLANVPPSAESMVQHVSLSKSIICRDVRDDSVPETSAGINGMRTSHSLQGSSSKQHQIEQSISADEPHIDGRPLNFHTKERFTNTSGTPSNMVLRSQEEEMDWMLNHTETSKFLDSTAIKSEGKLTEKLSRDQHFVRFTGPLLHKQNQRINVSADTTEKNENLSMEAHKDLKTESERSGVLKLIAGYDHPMPVSSMLLSTQENDLYICVLCGQPLHEDRTIFMYKVPMAGEERGCPSFIGHASISFPSFGSAFGGDIELDSAAVQLTPIGQSLVLFNSVKAPGCREGDIKCRCSSCAPNHFEENAVKIVQIRNGYVSLIAKLKTTLSVCYILVCPPDHLVAVDESGKLYIWVMNSEWSAETEECCLLPPDCPPFCSMKLKRIPKFSSLVLGYNGYGEFSLWDIKKRMLVSNFSAASTSAFQCLPVSLFRWQRKYSDPAGVTEETIDEITDATRMSFLETSDNRPFCSSEDKDVAIWLLILTSPDPNQPAYESSEQQSDPVHWWRLALLVNNTVIMGNSLDPRATALGFSAGHGIIGRSDGLVYTWELTTGKRLQNLHHFKGSTVSCIATDDSNHGAVAIASDGGQLLVYLRS; encoded by the exons ATGGCGAGGAGTTACTCGGAGAAATCAGACGGATTGGAGATATTATCAATCGGCAAGCTTTACACTGGTCAATGGGATAAGAAATACTGGAGCTCCTCTAGG GGCAAAGACCGCTATCCTTATCCTATTGGATACAATGCTCTAAGGACCCAAAATGGAATCACTTACAAAATGGAAATTCATGAAGGCCTTAACGGGCCGTTATTTACG ATCAGTTCTACAGATGGGCATTCATGTAGTGGGCAAACTGCAGATATTGTATGGGATAGTTTCCAGAAAAGAGGATATCAAATAAAACTGTTGCATGGAAAGAGATACTCCAGTAAGATTGATGGTGTGGAG TTTTTTGGGTTCAAGAACACATTTGTCCAGAGGTTACTCAGGGAATTGGTGACGAATATCAGTGGAATGCCAGAGCAGAATATCTTGTCGTCTAACTCTCTTGGGAATGAGACATCTGGGGCAGTAAAACCAACTGAAACCGCTGGATCAAAAGCAGATCCTAATCTGCTACCACACATGGCAAAACCACAAAGTGCTGCGAAGAGAAATAGGAAAGCTAGAACCAATAATACCAAGTCACCTGCCAATAGCAGTCTCAAAAAACCTCGATGTCAGAATAAAAGTTTCAACGTCAAAGCTTTGAAATCTGACCAACAGGAATATGGTGAACATCCGCATCCCTTTTCCGCAAATAAAGGGTCTCCCAATAGTTCAGAAGCATTGCAAGAGTCAGAGACCTCACAAACAATAATTGAACGAGAAAAAGTTTCGGTTCTGGTCAAAGAATCTTTTGACAAAGATGATCATCTGCAAGTGGATAGTCATAGTTCTCAAGGAGGGATGAAGCATTTAAATCCTGAGAACAACTTACCCTTAGAAGAATCTATGGAAATACTAAAAGATGGAAAGCCG TTTGATAGGTCAAAAGTTCTGGAAGAGCAGGTGATCAAAAACCAAATGGCCGAAGAGAAGGATGAGGAACCACCAGTTAAGAATGAAATACAAAGAATTAATGATGCCAATCTTTGGGCACCTGATACTTTGGATCACCCGCCAG ATGATTCTTTCGATCTCGCCGCAGATATTGTGAAGGATGGTGTAGCTGCTGTTACTACCGCTAGTCCTGATTCTCTAATAATTGATTCACATCCACAAAGTGAAATGGATACGTCTTGTTTGGAAGTGAACTCAGAGAGAAATGAGTCAGATTCTGTTGGGCATGAAATAGCCAACTCAATGATGACACTTCTCCTTCCTCGAGCACTTCCTCTGCTTAGTACATACTCTAGAAAGAAAAAGAATGTTAAAAAGTCACCAGAAATATCTGGTAGTAACTCTCAAGACGAAAATAAGAAGATCGACACATCTG TCAGTGAGCTTGATGAGACTTCAATGCTCAGACAGaaggaaaatattaattttctagTTCAAGATTATGTTCCAGCATCTACAGCTTGTTCTCTTGCAGAAGTTGTTGTTCCTGATAGTTTTGATAATGCTGAAGGTGGATATACTCCAAGTCAGGGTTTAGCTCAGATCCTACAAGTAGCTGAAGTTTCTAAAGAAGATCAAAGTGTTCGAGGTCTACAAACCTGCAGATCTGAAATCGAGGGGCCATCAAAGAATGATAATTCAGAAGCACCATCAGTTTGCAATGGTGAAACAG GGACAGAAATAGAAAATGATGTCTTACCAAGCACACAGAAATTTGTTCAAGCATCAAGAAAGGAAATTAGTGGAACCCAAAGGACAGGTGCAATTATCAGTGGGCGCTTAGCTAACGTTCCACCTTCTGCCGAATCAATGGTGCAACATGTTTCTTTATCCAAAAGTATCATCTGCAGAGATGTCAGAGATGATTCTGTTCCAGAGACAAGTGCCGGCATAAATGGGATGCGCACCTCACATTCCTTGCAAGGAAGCTCTTCTAAGCAGCACCAAATCGAACAATCGATATCTGCTGATGAACCCCACATTGATGGACGGCCCCTTAACTTCCATACAAAAGAAAGGTTCACTAATaccagtggtacaccttctaacATGGTCTTGAGATCACAAGAAGAAGAAATGGATTGGATGCTAAACCATACTGAAACTTCAAAGTTTCTTGATTCAACTGCAATCAAATCGGAAGGCAAATTGACTGAAAAATTGTCCAGAGACCAACACTTTGTCAGGTTTACTGGTCCTTTGTTACATAAGCAAAACCAGAGGATAAATGTTTCTGCTGACACCACTGAGAAAAATGAGAACTTAAGCATGGAGGCCCATAAAGATTTAAAGACTGAGAGTGAAAGAAGTGGTGTTCTCAAGCTTATTGCAGGCTATGATCATCCCATGCCAGTTTCATCAATGCTATTGAGCACACAAGAAAATGATCTTTACATTTGTGTTTTATGTGGTCAGCCGTTGCATGAGGATAGAActattttcatgtacaaggtccCAATGGCAGGAGAAGAAAGGGGGTGCCCTTCTTTTATTGGTCATGCTTCCATAAGTTTTCCATCTTTTGGCAGTGCCTTTGGTGGAGAT ATTGAACTGGATAGTGCTGCTGTGCAGTTGACACCAATTGGGCAATCACTTGTGTTGTTCAACAGTGTAAAAGCCCCTGGCTGCAG GGAGGGTGACATAAAGTGTCGGTGCTCATCATGTGCTCCGAATCATTTTGAGGAAAATGCAGTAAAAATCGTGCAAATTAGAAATGGTTATGTCTCTCTCATTGCTAAACTGAAAACAACTCTAAGTGTATGTTATATATTGGTTTGTCCACCTGATCACCTTGTTGCTGTGGATGAAAGTGGGAAGCTGTACATATGGGTCATGAATTCAGAATGGAG TGCGGAGACGGAAGAATGCTGTTTGCTGCCACCTGACTGCCCACCCTTTTGTTCAATGAAGTTGAAAAGAATACCAAAGTTTTCTAGTTTGGTTCTTGGGTACAATGGATATGGGGAATTTAGCCTATG GGATATAAAGAAGCGCATGCTTGTGTCGAATTTTTCTGCTGCCAGTACTTCTGCTTTTCAATGCCTTCCAGTCAGTCTTTTTAGATGGCAAAGAAAGTACAGTGATCCTGCCGGGGTCACAGAAGAGACTATTGACGAAATAACAGATGCCACAAGGATGTCTTTCTTGGAAACGAGTGACAATCGACCCTTTTGCTCATCAGAGGATAAAGATGTGGCAATCTGGCTTCTGATTTTGACTTCTCCTGACCCAAATCAGCCTGCTTATGAATCTAGCGAGCAGCAGTCCGACCCAGTTCATTGGTGGAGGCTCGCTCTACTGGTTAATAACACAGTGATCATGGGAAATTCTCTTGACCCAAG GGCTACTGCACTTGGTTTTTCAGCTGGTCATGGGATTATTGGGAGAAGTGATGGGCTGGTCTACACGTGGGAATTAACTACAGGGAAAAGGCTCCAAAATCTGCATCACTTTAAAG GTTCAACTGTGTCATGCATTGCTACTGATGATTCGAACCATGGTGCAGTTGCAATAGCCAGTGATGGAGGTCAGCTACTGGTATATTTGCGATCTTAA